Proteins from a genomic interval of Candidatus Woesearchaeota archaeon:
- a CDS encoding tyrosine-type recombinase/integrase, producing the protein MDKILEIPKSKKGHTRSQFHLTENQIKSLIEHAEKLRDKIIIKLFAYCGLRRFEMAKIKLKDINFETKKIRIIGKKKIERLATLFSNQLVEDLKIYMKYILNNSQSKYLFPAVSNLNKEEHISTTEINRIVAKIGKRAQIENPIPELKNINPHILRHSCARILKDKGLSLEVVQKVLGHLSYKTTMDLYGTKSITEMDKELKEKVGDIFG; encoded by the coding sequence ATGGATAAAATATTAGAGATACCTAAGAGTAAAAAAGGACATACCAGAAGTCAATTTCATTTAACTGAAAATCAGATAAAATCTTTAATTGAACATGCTGAAAAATTGCGTGATAAAATTATTATAAAACTTTTTGCTTATTGTGGCTTAAGGCGCTTTGAGATGGCAAAAATAAAACTTAAAGATATTAATTTTGAGACTAAAAAAATTAGAATTATTGGAAAGAAAAAAATTGAAAGATTAGCTACTCTTTTTTCTAATCAGCTTGTTGAAGATCTTAAAATATATATGAAATATATTTTGAATAATTCTCAATCAAAATATCTTTTTCCTGCCGTCTCTAATCTTAATAAAGAAGAGCATATTTCAACTACCGAAATAAATAGGATTGTGGCAAAAATCGGAAAAAGAGCTCAAATTGAGAATCCAATTCCTGAATTAAAAAATATTAACCCTCACATTTTAAGGCATAGTTGTGCGAGAATATTAAAGGATAAAGGACTTAGTCTGGAAGTAGTTCAAAAAGTATTAGGTCATCTTTCATATAAGACAACTATGGACTTGTATGGTACTAAAAGTATAACGGAGATGGATAAGGAATTAAAAGAGAAAGTGGGAGATATATTTGGTTAA